The Culex quinquefasciatus strain JHB chromosome 2, VPISU_Cqui_1.0_pri_paternal, whole genome shotgun sequence genome contains the following window.
atcattttctgacgtacattcaattttgcagtccaaacccagtcattgaattggaaaaataaaattctttttcaaattttcttttcttgatttgtgtgcacctaagttgaagaccaagattgtttactttttgctctttggtctgacagtcttggtctgacagatttggtctgtcagttttatcatggattttggtctggtctaggcgagggataggaccaCGTTCTGAGATCTCtttttgtgtctcgtgattcccagcaatgtcattctctctctatcactcctacccttttcctcgactctCACCGCtaagtctctcaatctctcagaaaactgcaatgagagaacgcgagatggcgattaggagccgaccacgcaagACGTACCGTTCAACTGccttttgcgaaattggttttgtggcggcttttgtggttaaacgcggttgcggtagcatgatcgtggaagcgggaatgagagagaaaaggaaaatgtcaatcgcgagtgtgtaaacacgaaaacgtgttcggctatgttcggcactgagagtttcaatgaggagagaaaagcagttgtatttgagtcatgaatattcaggcgggataattgtagttgctgagagctgatattttgatatttttacaaccctgttcatggcattaaaatatacattttcattttgccgagatatagcaatttcaagtgagcagtttcaaaaaacgggtgccacgatatctcaacattgtcttgaccaaatcggctcaaaattttggtgaagactcgttaaaccgacccgtgtgcatgacgaagcccgattttcaaaaagtttattttaaaaaagataaaaatatttttgtgtttttcatataaaaaccgttagttttttatttttttttataaagctaattttaaaaattgagcttcgTCATGCCCACGGGAAACATCttaagagtcttcacctcaaatttcagccaatttagtccatcccatctcgagatatcgtggcacccgtaaatcaactcggggtttagagaaaaacgccaacaaagtttgacagcccaaTTTGCGCTTGGCagaattttgaacttaaatcgtctcttactcagcttaatcatgaaatatcttcataaaactttcaggagtgattaataatcatcttctgagtggatttatcaaatattctgaatataaaattttgtgattttctacatgtatgtaatccCTTAAAAAGAAAtatctcttctaaccgatcgaaacgcgacaattttctagcaaaagATGCTGGAACACGTGAAACTAGACAAAATagaacacatactactgattatagaacagctcatttaccagtaagaaataAGTCATGCATGTGCTTAAACAGCCTCCTTCTTtgtaagcggtatacgcacttcggaaggaaccggtcaagaaaaaaatcaaatgggcagcagtggtagcgcaagcaagtcagagagggtgaagaaaagccccaagaaatcgctctctcttctttgttctgctgttcgtaaagctgtttcttgacccctttccttccgatctgcgtacTAGCCCAAGcctgtagatgtaaacaaagtgggatcattcgaaaatcactttacgcattctctctattcatcacccagatctGTATGCACCTTTGTgcaatagagtaatctacgtgcgcatgtattgcgtgtaagtacacgaaaaagattgaggttaaattttgtccggacaGCAAattcaaatggtgcgctagtgtgtgtacgcgaaacgtcataaagctctatacaatccaggaaggtgctgtgtcaaGGGGGTTGACACTCGATCATTCTGGAATCATTCCAGTTTAATTCCGGAATGATTGGAATGATGAGAATGATTTGTTGTGTAAATTGAGTTTTCCAGATTAGCGTGTAAACGTCATAACAAAAACAGAAGAATTTTGGCGTGATTCATTTTCCTAACTTACTTTTGGAAAATCTTTGCGATATTGCCCTAAAAAACCTTACGAATTGACCTACCTTTATCAGTTTCGGCACGTTACTTTTTGAAGATCGGTGTAGTGAAGAACGCATTTGCGTTGGGCAGAATACGATTCGGAGTTCTAGTGCCGAGTCCGGTTCCTCCGGTCGGTTCCCAAACTGCCGCATCCCTCGCAATGGTTGAACTCTAAGTCGGCCTGCTATCTCCTGCACTTACTTCCGCTTATCCGTTACGGTAGTGCGCAATCCCGGATGTAGCGAGGAAAGTTTTATTTTGCCAATTTCATCAAATGATACGTTCTGATTAAAAACCTACGGATCTCCGGACAGGTCTCTTTTATGATAGGAAAACTACTTGGAATAGCTATCCTTCAGATAAATATTGACAAATCCCCCCACCCCTCGTGGACAGTTGACCATAAGCATCCGCTCTCTTGGGAGGTGGTGCCAAGTAGGCCATCATCTCGGCtccacagagtaatccagagggaGCAGTCCGAACAAAAGTCATAGAAATGTTTGGCTCCGTTACGGCTTTACCCTTTGGAATCGTAGCAGCTTGTGGCGTTATGTTTTGAGCGTTACCAGCCCGGTTAAGAAAATTTTTCATCATAGTAAACTCAGGTTTTTTTCAACTTGACTTTGTTTTGACAAGTGCAAAGCTTTGAATGGCTTTGATTGTTGAAACTGTGTGCTcctcttttcaaaatttatagaaaaaaaatcatgttaaatttaaagAGCTCAACAAGTAGAAAAATCTTAATCTTTGTTTGCAGTTTCCCGAATAATCAAATTCTGTTCTTGAGCAGAAGAATGCTGTCGGTGTTTGGGCATTTCTGGAGTCACATCTTTAGCTCAAATAAATGGACGATGAATTCACAGCTGAATCTCGAGTCAATTTCGCTCTTATTATGGCTCCAGCAAAAGCTGTCCAAATACACACGAAAGAGTATTCCAATATTTCAACTGGAATGACGAAAATACACGTggaaaacaatacatttttctTCAGCATTTCATTTAGTCTAACTTCCATCAATGAAACTGACAAAATCTCTAGTCACAGAGATgaagaaagttaaaaaaatctttaacacaACAAAACGTAATGTATGTACCTCCAAAATTCATTGTGTCACCACTTCCATATCTTTGTTGTTCCCTTGACGTTATTAACCAAAAAATGCTGAAGAACTTATCAGTTAGTTATTTGTCTTAATTAAAGAGCTTTTCAGCCATAAACGCTGTTTCGGCTCGGCAAGAAACTATAAAGTAAACCCCAGTATTTGCCGATTCTGGCAACAAGTTACCCAAAATTGCAACACAGCGTTCGGTCACAAGTAGAAAATTCGACTTCAATCGGATGGTGCACCGTAAGATGTAAGAGCACTTCCAGCAAAATATTCTCACACTTTATTACCAAGACAGTTTTCGTGTCAATCTTTTTAGTATTCTGTTTCATTTTGttccaaattataattttatttaattcactATTTAGTAAATAACTTTGTTGATTTTGGGAATGTGAAAGTTtttgacaaacttcaaatgtcaTCTAGCCGACTAGATCgctgtgaaaaaaatgtaacgcATTGAACGTCAGTTTGCCCCGAGGGTTAAGACAAGCAAAATTGTAACGCCCGGAACGAATACGTATTAAACCCGGTCAAATGGGCCACCAACAATGTGTGGTCGCGCCAGAAACTGTTGTGACTCCAGAAGCTGATCCGTCCCGCCGGTGACCGCGCAAACCTTCACCCCCATCGGTTGACTGGCCACCGAAAATTGTTCTGTAATCTGGTAGGCCACGATGCATGATGAATGCTCGACGTTTGGTtttaaaaagatgtttaattacttttttcaaCAAGAAAATGACAGCTAACACGCATAAATGAAATTAAGTAGAAACGgaataattaatattatgccAGCATCATTCCAGAATAATTCTGGAATGAACAGAATGATTCGAATGAAAATATTCGATGTGTCAACCCCCTTGTGCTGTGTCCTATCGTTGATGTTTACTTgtcaaacttgaaaaaatatgttataaatTGGCCCAactacattgttttgcttgaatttccaTGTTCAGCCTGGCAACACTGCGCTTCGCTACCAAGCCCGCAGCTGTCAATCTCTGACCTTACGCACACAATCAAAGCTTAAACCaccccaaaacaaaaacacgcgTTGAAGTTGGGTCGAGGTGCTGCAGCTTTCCTCGTCCGTTCCAGACTCAGCGATGGATCTTTTCACGATAGACACCGCCGGAGCCGGTAGTGCCGACTGCAGTGAAACCTTCCGACCGGTTCTTCTACCCTCCAGCAGCAACTACCAACAGAAGCCAACTTCCCAGGAAGACAGCGACGAGGACGAAGAAGATGATGACGATTATGGAGGTTagtttttggaagatttttaaaattttgcgagGATTATAAACGTTTTCGATTTCAGGCCTTCCACCACCCAGCAAGGACATTTTCGAGATTCTCGGCACGTCACTCGCCGCTACGCCGTCCAGTTCAAAGGCCAAACGAGGCACGGAACTTTTATTCCGGGAAGATTTGAATGCGTCAAAAGAATCAACACTGCTTCGCAAGGCCCGCCACAACTCCCGGATGGAAACGGCGTCCGTGAAGGAGCTGGCCCTCACCGACGTGGCCGCACACATGAAGGCTGCCGTCGTGACGCCAGCCACCGAAAAGCAGAAGAACTTGGCCACCCTTTCGATGAGCGATCGCCAGCTTAAGGAGCAGAGTCGGGTGAGAAACTTTCTTCGAGAAAGTAGAAAATCTACCTGAATGGTTCAACATGATGTTTATTCGACACCTGAAAGCGTCCCCAAGCTGCCGCGCCTGTTCCGACTCGACTCAATCCGGTTCCGGTCCCTCCCGCAGTAATCTTAGTGGTTCGACCTCAAGTTGATGGGTTCCATTGTAAGGCCTGCGGGACAGTAAACGGTGTTTGTGGCCACGTTGCGGGGCAGTGGGTTTCCGTTCAGGGACGAGGACAATCCTTGCGCGGATTGTTCTGGTTCTTGGGGTGCAACACTGTCTCCTGACGGTTCAAACTCACCGCCGAGAGAATTAAAAGGTGAAGATTTGAAGTTTGAAGATCTTTGTCGCGTTTTCTCTTGTGCGgacattttgtttttctttaaaggGACATTTTAATGATGGAACCGGGTTACGGGACAGGTAGCACGGCTGGGACACGTGATGTCTCTTTAGTAATCTGATTTAAACAAGATTTGAACTGTCTGAGCGAAACAtcgaaaaacaaattcaaagcaaacattttttctcatttccgCAGAAAGAGCGCGCCA
Protein-coding sequences here:
- the LOC6038921 gene encoding deoxynucleotidyltransferase terminal-interacting protein 2, producing MDLFTIDTAGAGSADCSETFRPVLLPSSSNYQQKPTSQEDSDEDEEDDDDYGGLPPPSKDIFEILGTSLAATPSSSKAKRGTELLFREDLNASKESTLLRKARHNSRMETASVKELALTDVAAHMKAAVVTPATEKQKNLATLSMSDRQLKEQSRKERAKTKGGNWFNLGAPELTEETKNELELIRMRSALDPKRFYKRSEMKTLPKYFQIGKVIDSPLDFYNERGTKKTKAKTLVDELLEDAEFQRYNKRKYAEALEKRKKKAYVKATMKMKKLKKKKK